Below is a genomic region from Candidatus Aminicenantes bacterium.
TCAAAATTTGCCTTGGTACGGACAGTTACTGGTCTTCCTGGTCGTGGGCGTCGTCCTGTTCGGTATTTTTTATTTTATCATCTATTCGCCCACTCAGGAGGAGATCGCCACGATCGTCGCCCAGAGTGAAAAGCTTCAGGAAGAGATTCGCAAGGCTGAAAAAAATGAAAGCAAGCTGAAAAAGCTCGAAGATGAGAAGGCGAACAACGAAGCGATCCTGGAGGAGCTCAAGGGCATCCTCCCCGAAAAGCAGGAAGTGAGCCAGATCCTGCGCAAGATCCAAGCCATTGCCTCCAACGCGCGCCTGAAGACATCGTCGTTTACCTTCAGCAACGAAAGCAAGCGCGACCTCTATCTGGAATGGCCGATCGCCATCAGCCTGGAGGGCAACTACCACAACCTGGGCTTGTTTTTCGACCAGGTCGCGCGCTTGAAAAAAATATTCACCATCGACGGCCTTCGCATCTCCCCGCTCAACAGCCTGAGCTACGACTACACCATTAGAGCCAATTTTATAGCCACGACCTACATCTACAATGAAAGCGCCGCGCGCAAACCCGCCGCCAAGAAGGCCCCGGTACGCGCCGCCGTCAAGCCCGACTCCGGAGCCCAAGGAGAAATTTAAATGAAACCCTTGTTCATCATCATTTTTTTGTTTTCATTTTTCCTGGCCGGCCAGGAGGTCCCCGTCCCGAAAGATCAGACGACCGATGAAACGGTGGAAAACGCCATCATGCCCGGGGAGTTCAGCTACAACCCGGAAGGTCGCCGGGATCCGTTCTGGAACCTGCTGCAGGGAAAAAGCGTCAAGGAAAATCGCGAAGCCATTGAGGGCATCGCCGGGTTGATGATCGATGAACTGGAACTCGAGGGAATCGTCTCCGCCAATGGCGTTTTCCGGGCGCTCTTGAAGGGTCCCGATACCAGGCCGTACATGGTCGGAATAGGGGACAAAGTCTATGACGGCGAGGTGATCGCCATGGACAGAAATTCCGTCAGTTTCAAAAAAAGCCTGACCGTAGCCCTGGGTGGGCAGAAGGATAGAATTATAATTAAAACCTTAAATCCTGAAGAGGAGGAAACGAAAGAAAATGAAAAAAGCGACAGCGAAAAGTAATTTTCTGTTGATAACTTTTGTTTTACTTTCCAGCTTTTTACTCAATGCCCGGGTGACGATCAGCAAAATAGAATATTTCCCTGGTGAGGATTTTGTCCAATTGCACATGCAAACCGACAAAATACTGCCGATCCCCGACATCTTCTATCCACAAAAAGACAACTTGAACCGCCTGATCATGCGCATCAAGGACGTCGATTTCAAGGTGGATGAGCGTTTTCTCACCTTTGACTCCCCGGTGATTCAGGATTTGAACATCAAGAGCAACGGCGATTTTTCCGATGTCGAGATCAGGCTGAAGGGCGAGGTCAATTACCGGGTTTTCACCAACCAGACCGGTTTGTACATCGAATTCCCCGTGATCAAGGAACTGGCCTCGCGTCCGGAAAAAACCGTCACCGCGCCCGCGGCCACGGAGAAAGTCGCGGCCAATCCTCTGCCGCCCCAGCCAAAGGCCAAGCCGGCCATGGCCGACCCCTCCAAGCCGGTACGGATCCAGGAAGTCAAACTGGCCGGCCGCGGACAGGACCGGGTTCGCTTCGATTTCGTCCTAACGGCCAAGACCGATTATCGCGTCATTCCGATTGAACAGCAGCCGGTGCGCCTGGCCATCGACCTGCAAAACGCCCAATCCAAGCAGATCAGTAAAACCGTCAATATCAGGAATGTCAAGGGCATTCGCGGCTGCAACAACTCCGCCGCCGTTTACCGCATCGTCTTTGACCTCGATTACCTGAAGCACTTTTCCGTGCAAACCAAGGACAACCTGCTGCAGGTGGAGTTCTTCGATGAACCGGCCGAAGACGCCCAGGTGCCGGCGCTGGTCCTGGAGCAGAAAACTTCCCCCGAGAGCCAGCCCGAATCGCCCGCATTGAAGGTGACCCCGGTCGCCGTCGACCTCAAGCCGCTGCCGTCGCAGACGCTGCCAGCATCGCTGGCCGCGGCTGAAAAGCCGGCCGTGCAGGCCCAGGAATTCTTCGGCCCGGAAAAATCCAAGGCCGACGTCGAGCCCATGACCAAGGAAGCCGTACCCAGCGCCCAGGAAGTGCCGCAGCTGGAAAGCAGCTTCGAGAAAAAGACCGTCGGCGGAGGCAAGGCGCAATACTCCGGCGATTCCTATGATTTTTCCTTTAAAAACGCCGACATCAGCAATCTGCTGAAATTCATCGCCAAGATATCGGGATTGAACATGGTGATCGATCCCGACGTTACAGGGCGCTTCACCTGCGAGCTGATCCAGGTCCCCTGGGACCAGGCGTTGGAGCTGATATTGAAAGTCAACGGCCTGGACATGATCCAGGAAGGCAACATCCTGCGCATCGGCAAGGTGGACAAGCTGGCCGCCGAGTCCAAGCTGCGCCAGTCCCTACGGGAAGCGCGTCTCGAGGAAGGCAACCTGGAAGTATCCACCCGCACCTTGAG
It encodes:
- the pilO gene encoding type 4a pilus biogenesis protein PilO, with translation MDIQNLPWYGQLLVFLVVGVVLFGIFYFIIYSPTQEEIATIVAQSEKLQEEIRKAEKNESKLKKLEDEKANNEAILEELKGILPEKQEVSQILRKIQAIASNARLKTSSFTFSNESKRDLYLEWPIAISLEGNYHNLGLFFDQVARLKKIFTIDGLRISPLNSLSYDYTIRANFIATTYIYNESAARKPAAKKAPVRAAVKPDSGAQGEI
- the pilQ gene encoding type IV pilus secretin PilQ, whose translation is MKKATAKSNFLLITFVLLSSFLLNARVTISKIEYFPGEDFVQLHMQTDKILPIPDIFYPQKDNLNRLIMRIKDVDFKVDERFLTFDSPVIQDLNIKSNGDFSDVEIRLKGEVNYRVFTNQTGLYIEFPVIKELASRPEKTVTAPAATEKVAANPLPPQPKAKPAMADPSKPVRIQEVKLAGRGQDRVRFDFVLTAKTDYRVIPIEQQPVRLAIDLQNAQSKQISKTVNIRNVKGIRGCNNSAAVYRIVFDLDYLKHFSVQTKDNLLQVEFFDEPAEDAQVPALVLEQKTSPESQPESPALKVTPVAVDLKPLPSQTLPASLAAAEKPAVQAQEFFGPEKSKADVEPMTKEAVPSAQEVPQLESSFEKKTVGGGKAQYSGDSYDFSFKNADISNLLKFIAKISGLNMVIDPDVTGRFTCELIQVPWDQALELILKVNGLDMIQEGNILRIGKVDKLAAESKLRQSLREARLEEGNLEVSTRTLSYARASELMPILKKQMSPRGELIVDERTNTLIISEVPDKIKIIDSLIDTLDAANPQVQIEARIVEASASSLDTFGIQWGYNAIASAAYGNQTNLVFPNSIKSSGVVEGKTNPSGYVINVPTADSVFSPKISLGNITGTFNLDLALSAITRKGKGRLISSPRATTQNNMPAEITQGEKIPIQTIQNNTVTTQYINAALEMKVTPQITARGSVIMLIDIKNDVANFDKQVQGIPTIVTETAKTTVMVNDGGTIVIGGLYKTTQSTSNDGVPILSKIPLLGALFRNNRKSGSQQELIIFITPRIIK